A part of Melittangium boletus DSM 14713 genomic DNA contains:
- a CDS encoding amidohydrolase — protein MGVGVLALGLSCVRRVPEDARVETTVYVARRIRTLDEERPEARALAVRQGRLVAVGTEREVREAAGDSARVVDLGNAVVVPGLVDAHAHLSGLGLSLTVARLEGARSVDEAVQRLVSAPSMSFQGDWLVGKGWDQNGWPGSAFPGRAELDARFPSTPVYLTRVDHHAAWVNGEALRRSGITRDTPDPAGGRILRDAKGEPTGVLVDNAMDLVSRRVPPPTDEQLQARLSAALERCAQVGLTGVHDAGMDLRTFRLLQTWDIAGRLPVRVYAMADGQGEERHTYLELGPYGGRHLEMKAVKLLLDGALGSRGAAMHEPYSDAPGETGLLLMEPEELEARTWAFMERGFQVGVHAIGDRANTYVVDTLIRAAAATGTQALRHRVEHVQILRPEDIQKLGAAGLVASVQPTHATSDMGWAEARLGAKRLEGAYAWKSLKNAGAVLALGSDFPIENPDVLAGLYAARTRQDAAGRPQGGWRPEERLTGEEALEGFTVGPAWASFAEGRRGQLKVGMDADFTALSVDPVEDEARKLVDATVVATVVDGREVYRAP, from the coding sequence GGCTCGTGGCGGTGGGGACGGAGCGGGAGGTGCGCGAGGCCGCGGGAGACTCGGCGCGCGTCGTGGATCTAGGGAACGCGGTGGTGGTGCCCGGACTGGTGGACGCGCACGCGCACCTGTCGGGATTGGGGCTGAGCCTGACAGTGGCGAGATTGGAGGGGGCCCGCTCGGTGGACGAGGCCGTCCAGCGCCTCGTGTCCGCGCCGTCCATGAGCTTCCAGGGGGACTGGCTGGTGGGCAAGGGGTGGGACCAGAACGGGTGGCCGGGGAGCGCGTTCCCGGGCCGGGCCGAGCTGGACGCACGCTTCCCCTCGACGCCGGTGTACCTGACGCGGGTGGACCACCACGCGGCGTGGGTGAATGGCGAGGCGCTGCGGCGCTCGGGCATCACCCGGGACACGCCGGATCCGGCGGGAGGCCGCATCCTCCGGGACGCGAAGGGCGAGCCCACGGGAGTGCTGGTGGACAACGCCATGGACCTGGTGTCGCGCCGGGTGCCGCCGCCCACGGACGAACAGCTCCAGGCGCGCCTGTCCGCGGCGCTCGAGCGGTGCGCCCAGGTGGGGCTGACGGGGGTGCATGACGCGGGGATGGACCTGCGCACGTTCCGGCTCTTGCAGACGTGGGACATCGCGGGCCGGCTGCCGGTGCGGGTGTACGCGATGGCGGACGGACAGGGGGAGGAGCGGCACACGTACCTGGAGCTGGGGCCCTACGGCGGTCGTCATCTGGAGATGAAGGCGGTGAAGCTGCTGCTGGACGGGGCGCTGGGCTCGCGAGGCGCGGCGATGCACGAGCCCTACAGCGACGCGCCGGGCGAGACGGGGCTGCTCCTGATGGAGCCCGAGGAACTGGAGGCGCGCACGTGGGCCTTCATGGAGCGGGGCTTCCAGGTGGGCGTGCACGCGATTGGGGACCGGGCGAACACGTACGTGGTGGACACGCTGATTCGCGCCGCGGCGGCGACGGGGACCCAGGCGCTGCGCCACCGGGTGGAGCACGTGCAGATCCTACGGCCCGAGGACATCCAGAAGCTGGGCGCGGCGGGGCTGGTGGCGAGCGTGCAGCCGACGCACGCGACGAGCGACATGGGGTGGGCGGAGGCGCGGCTGGGGGCGAAGCGGCTCGAGGGCGCGTATGCGTGGAAGAGCCTGAAGAACGCGGGGGCGGTGCTGGCGTTGGGCAGCGACTTCCCCATCGAGAACCCGGACGTGCTGGCGGGGCTGTACGCGGCGCGAACGCGTCAGGACGCGGCGGGCAGGCCCCAGGGGGGCTGGAGGCCCGAGGAGCGGCTGACGGGCGAGGAGGCGCTGGAGGGCTTCACCGTGGGGCCGGCATGGGCGTCCTTCGCGGAGGGACGGCGGGGCCAGCTGAAGGTGGGGATGGACGCGGACTTCACGGCGCTGTCGGTGGACCCGGTGGAGGACGAGGCCCGGAAGCTGGTGGACGCGACGGTGGTGGCCACGGTGGTGGATGGCCGCGAGGTGTACCGGGCGCCCTAG
- the nhaR gene encoding transcriptional activator NhaR: MSWLNYHHLLYFWTVARAGSIAKASQELRLAQPTISAQLKLLEDSLGHKLLERQGRRLVLTDVGRTVLRYADDIFRLGNELTHAINGLPSGQRLRFAVGVTDVVPKLVAESLLHPAFDAFPHIHITCREGPLPQLLASLALHELDVVLSDTPSSEPVSVRSFNHLLGTCGVSFFAAPRLAHLARGFPKSLDGAPMLLPSEGTSARRALTAWFDAQGIRPLVVGGFDDSALLSAFGQRGHGVFAAPSVIEAEVCRQFSVSTLGRTGDIETGFYAISVERRLRHPAVVAIAESARSHLFG; this comes from the coding sequence GTGAGCTGGCTCAACTACCACCACCTCCTCTACTTCTGGACCGTCGCCCGCGCCGGCTCCATCGCCAAGGCCAGCCAGGAGCTGCGCCTCGCCCAGCCCACCATCAGCGCCCAGCTCAAGCTCCTCGAGGACTCGCTCGGTCACAAGCTGCTCGAACGTCAGGGCCGCCGCCTCGTCCTCACCGACGTCGGCCGCACCGTCCTGCGCTACGCCGATGACATCTTCCGCCTCGGCAACGAGCTCACCCACGCCATCAACGGCCTGCCCTCCGGCCAGCGCCTGCGCTTCGCCGTCGGCGTCACCGACGTCGTCCCCAAGCTCGTCGCCGAAAGTCTCCTCCACCCCGCCTTCGACGCCTTCCCCCACATCCACATCACCTGCCGCGAAGGCCCCCTCCCCCAGCTCCTCGCCTCCCTCGCCCTGCACGAGCTCGACGTCGTCCTCTCCGATACCCCCTCCTCCGAGCCCGTCAGCGTCCGCTCCTTCAACCACCTGCTCGGCACCTGCGGCGTCTCCTTCTTCGCCGCTCCCCGGCTCGCCCACCTCGCCCGGGGCTTTCCCAAGTCCCTCGACGGCGCCCCCATGCTCCTGCCCTCCGAGGGCACCTCGGCCCGGCGCGCCCTCACCGCCTGGTTCGACGCCCAGGGCATCCGCCCCCTCGTCGTCGGAGGCTTCGACGACAGCGCCCTCCTGAGTGCCTTCGGGCAGCGCGGCCACGGCGTCTTCGCCGCCCCGTCCGTCATCGAGGCCGAGGTGTGCCGGCAGTTCTCCGTCTCCACCCTCGGCCGCACCGGGGACATCGAGACGGGCTTCTACGCCATCTCCGTCGAGCGGCGGCTGCGCCACCCCGCCGTCGTCGCCATCGCCGAGAGCGCCCGCTCCCACCTCTTCGGCTAG